Proteins encoded within one genomic window of Brassica rapa cultivar Chiifu-401-42 chromosome A09, CAAS_Brap_v3.01, whole genome shotgun sequence:
- the LOC103843225 gene encoding berberine bridge enzyme-like 2, producing the protein MSYIYTKEQHQQQFIQSTNMKLLCLTFVFLVSTTLTAATPPDATVYQNFLQCFTTQTRALPNTLADVVFPQTAAGYTPALRNYIRNARFNTTASHKPAIVIVARSEAHVQAAVVCTKTLKFQLKTRSGGHDYEGVSYTSNLPFFLLDMSSFRDITVEGETAWIGAGVTLGEVYYRIWEKTKTHGFPAGVCPTVGAGGHISGGGYGNMIRKYGLSVDYVTDAKIVDVNGRVLDRKGMGEDLFWAINGGGGASFGVILGFKITLVPVPETVTVFRVQKNLDENAVEMVHKWQFVAPKTDPGLFMRVLLQPVTRNKVETVRASVLALFLGKSSEVLSLLNKDFPELGLKQENCTELTWIQSVLWWDNHDNATLVKPEVLLERNLDTASYGKRKSDFVEKEITKEGLDYLMKKMIEVGKIGLVFNPYGGKVSEVATTKTPFPHRTKLYKVQHSMNWKDPGPEAETSFLEKAKSFYSYMAPFVTKNPRHTYLNYRDLDIGVNSHGPNAYREGEVYGRKYFGENFDRLVKVKSTVDPENFFRDEQSVPTLPSKPANTPAKPAL; encoded by the coding sequence ATGTCCTATATATACACCAAAGAACAACACCAACAACAATTCATTCAATCAACAAACATGAAGCTCCTTTGTTTGACTTTTGTCTTCTTGGTCTCCACGACTCTCACCGCAGCAACTCCTCCAGACGCAACAGTCTACCAAAACTTCCTCCAATGCTTCACAACCCAAACGCGCGCTCTTCCCAACACCTTAGCCGATGTCGTTTTCCCGCAAACCGCAGCCGGTTACACCCCCGCCCTACGCAACTACATCCGTAACGCGCGTTTCAACACCACCGCGTCTCATAAACCCGCGATCGTCATCGTCGCGCGTTCCGAGGCCCACGTCCAAGCAGCCGTAGTCTGCACCAAAACGCTGAAGTTTCAGCTGAAAACCCGAAGCGGCGGCCACGACTATGAAGGCGTCTCGTACACCTCGAACCTCCCCTTCTTCCTCCTCGACATGTCGAGCTTCCGTGACATCACCGTCGAGGGAGAAACCGCCTGGATCGGAGCCGGCGTCACGCTCGGTGAAGTCTACTACCGTATATGGGAAAAAACCAAAACGCACGGCTTCCCCGCGGGTGTCTGTCCCACCGTCGGCGCCGGAGGTCACATTAGCGGCGGCGGCTACGGAAACATGATCAGAAAGTACGGACTCTCCGTTGACTACGTCACCGACGCGAAGATCGTGGACGTTAACGGACGCGTTCTTGACCGTAAAGGAATGGGAGAAGATCTCTTCTGGGCTATTAACGGCGGGGGCGGGGCGAGTTTCGGCGTGATCTTGGGTTTCAAGATCACGCTCGTCCCCGTCCCCGAGACCGTTACGGTCTTCAGAGTTCAGAAGAACTTAGACGAGAACGCGGTCGAGATGGTGCATAAATGGCAGTTCGTTGCTCCGAAAACTGATCCTGGTCTCTTCATGAGGGTGTTGTTACAGCCCGTGACAAGAAACAAGGTCGAGACTGTTCGCGCCTCGGTCTTGGCCTTGTTTCTCGGCAAGTCGAGCGAGGTTTTGTCTCTACTAAACAAAGACTTCCCAGAGCTTGGTTTAAAGCAAGAGAACTGCACGGAGCTCACGTGGATACAGTCCGTGCTGTGGTGGGACAACCACGACAACGCTACGCTGGTTAAACCCGAGGTACTGCTCGAACGTAACTTGGACACGGCGTCTTACGGGAAGAGGAAGTCAGACTTCGTGGAGAAGGAGATTACTAAAGAAGGGTTAGATTacttgatgaagaagatgattgaAGTTGGGAAGATAGGGTTGGTGTTTAACCCTTACGGTGGGAAGGTGAGCGAGGTGGCTACGACGAAGACTCCTTTCCCGCATAGGACCAAGCTTTACAAGGTGCAGCACTCGATGAACTGGAAAGACCCGGGGCCTGAAGCTGAGACCAGTTTCTTGGAGAAGGCGAAAAGCTTTTATAGCTACATGGCTCCTTTTGTGACTAAGAACCCTAGACACACGTATTTGAATTACAGGGATTTGGATATTGGAGTTAATAGCCATGGTCCGAATGCTTACAGAGAAGGTGAGGTTTACGGTAGGAAGTATTTTGGAGAGAATTTTGATCGGTTAGTGAAGGTGAAAAGTACTGTGGATCCTGAGAATTTCTTTAGAGATGAACAGAGTGTACCTACCTTGCCTAGCAAGCCAGCTAACACGCCCGCTAAACCCGCTCTATAA
- the LOC103843228 gene encoding ATP-dependent Clp protease proteolytic subunit 6, chloroplastic has protein sequence MAGLTISPPLGLSFSSQTRNAKPTSYLSHNQRNLTSRIVSALPSPYGDSLKAGLSGNVSTKIGNKDHRSIDQRFGVIEAKKGNPPVMPSVMTPGGPLDLSSVLFRNRIIFIGQPINAQVAQRVISQLVTLASIDDKSDILIYLNCPGGSTYSVLAIYDCMSWIKPKVGTVAFGVAASQGALLLAGGEKGMRYAMPNTRVMIHQPQTGCGGHVEDVRRQVNEAIEARQKIDRMYAAFTGQALETVQQYTERDRFLSASEALEFGLIDGLLETEY, from the exons ATGGCGGGTTTGACGATTTCACCTCCTCTCGGTCTTTCCTTCTCTTCTCAAACTAGAAACGCTAAACCCACTTCGTATCTATCTCACAATCAAAG AAATCTAACAAGTCGTATAGTTTCTGCGCTTCCAAGTCCGTATGGCGATTCATTGAAAGCTG GACTTTCGGGTAATGTCTCTACAAAGATTGGCAACAAGGATCATCGTAGCATTGATCAAAG ATTTGGAGTGATAGAGGCTAAGAAAGGAAACCCACCTGTAATGCCATCAGTGATGACCCCTGGAGGACCTTTGGACCTTTCTTCAGTGTTATTCCGCAACCGCATAATCTTCATCGGACAACCCATCAACGCACAAGTAGCTCAGCGTGTCATATCTCAGCTTGTAACCCTCGCTTCTATTGATGATAAATCCGACATCTTG ATATACTTGAATTGCCCTGGAGGCAGCACCTACTCAGTGTTAGCGATCTATGACTGTATGTCTTGG ATAAAGCCTAAGGTTGGAACAGTAGCGTTTGGAGTAGCAGCGAGTCAAGGAGCACTTCTTCTTGCTGGAGGTGAGAAAGGGATGCGCTATGCAATGCCTAACACTCGTGTCATGATCCATCAACCTCAAACTGGATGCGGA GGACATGTGGAGGATGTGAGGAGACAGGTGAATGAAGCCATTGAAGCCAGACAA AAAATTGATAGGATGTATGCAGCCTTCACTGGACAAGCTCTTGAGACAGTGCAGCAGTACACTGAAAGAGATCGTTTCTTATCCGCTTCTGAG gcgCTTGAGTTTGGGCTGATCGATGGTTTACTGGAAACAGAATACTGA
- the LOC103843227 gene encoding S-protein homolog 21, giving the protein MKNISIFLFVFTLCMIDNAYGANLLKGEKTTLYFRNGLSYKKWLKVHCKSGNDDMGVHYLKPGASDYTFSFHDNVLGGTLIWCTLSKGPDYKVSSRFDAYKQNKDKPHGKSYNYLAKDDGIYHSNLVEFKLHKKFDWK; this is encoded by the coding sequence atgaaaaatatttcaatctttctatttgtttttacacTTTGCATGATCGACAATGCATATGGTGCCAATTTATTGAAAGGGGAGAAGACAACACTATATTTCAGGAACGGCCTTAGTTACAAGAAATGGCTCAAGGTACATTGTAAATCAGGGAACGACGATATGGGTGTCCACTATCTGAAACCTGGTGCAAGCGATTACACATTCAGTTTCCACGACAACGTTTTGGGGGGTACGCTTATCTGGTGTACCCTGAGCAAAGGACCTGATTATAAGGTCTCTTCTAGGTTTGACGCCTATAAACAGAACAAGGATAAGCCTCACGGAAAGTCATATAACTATCTTGCTAAAGATGATGGCATCTATCACAGTAATCTTGTGGAATTTAAACTTCACAAGAAGTTTGACTGGAAATAG